A window from Dehalobacter sp. DCA encodes these proteins:
- a CDS encoding ATP-binding protein has protein sequence MIQRDLYMKQIRPFIGKPFVKVLTGIRRCGKSSILMMLRDELQSSGVAPENILYINFENLDFSDLNTAEKLHSYVKARMTGEGRYYILLDEIQEVKRWEKAVNSLLAGANSDLYITGSNSRLLSSELATYIAGRYIEIKINTLSFKEYLLFKEVRTGEKPVNMREEVRDYIRLGGFPAVHIGDYEEDTAYRIVNDIYSSAILRDTVQRHNIRNIELLERVVKFVFDNIGNTFSAKNVADYFKSQQRKIDLNTVYNYLSALESAYIIRKIPRYDIKGKEILQTNEKYYIGDQSLAYAVMGYKDRLIAGILENIVMLELERRGYRVFVGKLDTKEVDFIAERKNEKVYVQVSYTPAVAQETINREFAPLLAIKDHYPKYVVTMDDFWNDNVEGIKHKHLAEFLLMDVY, from the coding sequence ATGATCCAAAGAGATTTATACATGAAGCAAATCAGGCCGTTCATCGGGAAACCGTTTGTTAAGGTGCTGACAGGCATCCGGCGCTGTGGGAAATCCTCCATTCTGATGATGCTGCGGGATGAGCTTCAGAGCAGCGGCGTTGCACCGGAAAACATCCTGTATATCAATTTTGAAAACCTTGATTTCTCCGACCTGAATACGGCGGAGAAGCTGCACAGTTATGTGAAAGCGCGCATGACAGGTGAAGGCCGATATTATATCCTTTTAGATGAGATCCAAGAAGTCAAGCGCTGGGAGAAAGCGGTCAACTCTCTGCTGGCAGGCGCCAACTCCGACTTGTATATCACAGGCTCAAATTCGCGCCTGCTGTCATCCGAACTTGCGACCTACATCGCAGGCCGTTATATCGAGATTAAAATCAACACACTCTCTTTCAAGGAATATCTGCTGTTTAAGGAGGTGCGCACAGGCGAGAAACCGGTCAATATGCGGGAGGAAGTCAGGGACTATATCCGTCTTGGCGGGTTTCCCGCCGTCCACATCGGTGATTATGAAGAAGACACGGCTTACCGCATTGTGAACGACATCTATTCTTCGGCAATTCTCCGCGACACCGTACAGCGGCATAACATCCGCAATATCGAACTGTTGGAGCGGGTGGTCAAGTTTGTGTTTGACAACATCGGCAATACCTTTTCCGCAAAAAATGTAGCCGACTATTTTAAGAGCCAGCAGCGCAAGATTGACTTAAATACCGTCTACAACTATTTAAGCGCCCTCGAAAGCGCCTATATAATCAGAAAGATTCCCCGTTATGACATCAAGGGCAAAGAGATTCTACAAACCAACGAAAAATATTATATCGGGGATCAGTCCTTGGCCTATGCGGTCATGGGCTACAAAGACAGGCTGATTGCCGGGATACTGGAAAACATCGTTATGCTGGAGCTTGAGCGAAGGGGCTACCGTGTTTTTGTAGGAAAGCTCGATACCAAAGAGGTTGACTTCATTGCTGAGAGAAAAAATGAAAAAGTTTACGTTCAAGTATCCTATACACCCGCTGTCGCCCAGGAAACCATTAACCGTGAGTTTGCTCCGCTGCTGGCCATCAAAGACCATTATCCGAAATACGTCGTTACAATGGATGATTTTTGGAATGATAACGTGGAGGGCATTAAGCACAAGCATCTTGCGGAATTCCTGTTGATGGACGTGTATTAA
- a CDS encoding DUF3991 and TOPRIM domain-containing protein yields the protein MPYVTPEQIERAKQMDLLTYLQYYEPHELVHFSGNVYTTRTHDSLKISNGRWCWWSRSIGGRSALDYLIKVRGMTLPEAVIQIDGRAAIMPPVPSKAQEPTNQRNLLLPEKNKNNNCVIAYLSGRGIHRTLIEYSIRTGRLYEGHEHHNAVFVGFNRQGVPKYATFRGTTGKRFLGEAEGSDKHFSFSIPARQGSRKLHLFESAIDLLSYGTLELFSGRDWRKENCLSLAGIYKPKKIIEQSTSPAALVQYLKDFPQIKEIALHLDNDTAGRLAAKTLQTILSPAYAISDEPPKCGKDMNDYLKNVLEKRHGQER from the coding sequence ATGCCTTATGTAACACCAGAGCAGATTGAACGGGCCAAGCAAATGGATCTGCTGACTTATTTGCAATATTACGAGCCGCATGAGCTGGTGCACTTTTCCGGCAACGTCTATACCACCCGCACTCATGACAGCCTGAAAATCAGTAACGGAAGATGGTGCTGGTGGTCGCGCAGCATCGGCGGGCGCTCTGCATTGGACTATCTCATCAAGGTTCGAGGTATGACGCTCCCTGAAGCAGTCATTCAGATAGACGGACGGGCGGCTATCATGCCGCCGGTCCCGTCAAAAGCACAAGAACCCACCAACCAGAGAAACTTACTTTTGCCGGAAAAAAACAAAAACAACAACTGTGTGATTGCTTATCTCTCCGGGCGCGGCATCCACAGGACTTTAATTGAATACAGCATCCGGACCGGACGGCTATACGAAGGCCACGAACATCATAATGCTGTATTTGTCGGTTTTAACCGCCAGGGTGTTCCCAAATATGCGACGTTTCGTGGAACAACCGGCAAACGGTTTTTAGGGGAAGCCGAAGGAAGCGACAAGCATTTTTCCTTTTCCATTCCGGCACGGCAGGGAAGCCGTAAACTCCATCTTTTTGAAAGCGCCATTGACCTCCTTTCCTACGGCACGCTGGAGCTGTTTTCCGGCAGGGACTGGAGGAAGGAAAACTGTCTGTCCCTTGCGGGAATCTATAAGCCGAAAAAGATTATCGAACAAAGCACCTCACCCGCCGCGCTCGTCCAATACTTAAAAGACTTCCCGCAGATCAAGGAAATTGCGTTACACCTGGACAACGATACGGCGGGACGGCTGGCGGCAAAAACCCTTCAAACCATCCTTTCCCCTGCTTACGCTATTTCCGACGAACCGCCGAAGTGCGGGAAAGATATGAACGATTATCTGAAAAATGTATTGGAAAAACGACATGGACAGGAGCGATAA